From a region of the Ananas comosus cultivar F153 unplaced genomic scaffold, ASM154086v1, whole genome shotgun sequence genome:
- the LOC109704240 gene encoding uncharacterized protein LOC109704240: MRWATAAAARGLGATAPSLARSLALGGGAQGAWQRRRPFRPGEGVPEAMMEAAGVNKGGCSVGLELPGLLGPSRPGAAAGWSWSPRRRPAVAAAAASSGGGGRPGMVAEAPREASERRATSGFPLTRDEKRWKEREMGREEDNGSAAAGAQPPTAGGVQLGQGSAVKVARATRVS, translated from the coding sequence ATGCGgtgggcgacggcggcggcagccCGCGGCTTGGGCGCAACCGCACCGAGCTTGGCTCGGTCTTTAGCCCTGGGTGGCGGCGCCCAAGGCGCGTGGCAGCGGCGGCGACCCTTTCGGCCGGGGGAGGGGGTGCCGGAGGCTATGATGGAGGCCGCAGGGGTGAACAAGGGCGGCTGCAGCGTGGGGTTGGAGCTACCAGGTCTGCTCGGCCCGAGCAGACCTGGGGCGGCTGCAGGATGGTCGTGGTCgccacggcggcggcccgcagtggcggcggcggcggccagcAGTGGAGGCGGCGGTCGGCCGGGGATGGTCGCCGAGGCTCCACGGGAAGCGTCAGAGAGGAGAGCAACCTCGGGCTTTCCCCTAACCCGAGATGAAAAAAGatggaaggagagagagatggggaggGAGGAAGACAatggctcggcggcggccggggctcagcCGCCCACGGCCGGGGGAGTGCAGCTAGGGCAAGGGAGCGCGGTGAAGGTGGCTAGGGCGACTAGGGTTAGCTAG